In one Corallococcus sp. EGB genomic region, the following are encoded:
- a CDS encoding inositol-3-phosphate synthase yields MENKKKVAKPEGKLAVLIPGLGAVSTTLMAGVELARQGKGAPIGSLTQMGTARLGKRTDGRTVKLNELVPLATLDDVVFGAWDIISEDAYQVAVRSGVLTDKHLEQVKPFLQGIKPKPGVHDPEFVRRIAANHIKSTKTHRESIDALRQDIRDFKKELNAKRAVMVVCSSVETFRPLPEAFQTLANFEKALDANSPDINPTALYTYAAIKEGVPFANGTPNAAVDTPALQELAKLEGVPVAGRDLKSGQTMMKTVIAPALKARMLGLEGWFSTNILGNRDGEVLDDPQAFKAKEVTKSSVLDTILQPDLYPELYNKYSHKVSIHYYPPRGDAKEGWDNIDITGWLGYPMQIKVNFLCRDSILAAPLVLDIALFMDLAKRLEWRGIQEWMSFYFKSPMAHPGLPVEHDLFIQLTKLKNTLRVVAGEEPITHLGMDYYGDDLPLSR; encoded by the coding sequence ATGGAGAACAAGAAGAAGGTCGCGAAGCCCGAGGGCAAGCTGGCGGTGCTCATCCCGGGCCTGGGCGCGGTGTCCACCACGCTGATGGCGGGTGTGGAGCTGGCGCGGCAGGGCAAGGGCGCCCCCATCGGCTCGCTCACGCAGATGGGCACGGCCCGTCTGGGCAAGCGCACCGACGGCCGCACCGTGAAGCTCAACGAGCTGGTGCCGCTGGCCACGCTCGACGACGTCGTCTTTGGCGCGTGGGACATCATCAGCGAGGACGCCTACCAGGTGGCCGTGCGCTCGGGTGTGCTGACCGACAAGCACCTGGAGCAGGTGAAGCCCTTCCTCCAGGGCATCAAGCCGAAGCCGGGCGTGCACGACCCCGAGTTCGTGCGCCGCATCGCGGCAAACCACATCAAGTCCACCAAGACGCACCGCGAGAGCATTGACGCGCTGCGCCAGGACATCCGGGACTTCAAGAAGGAGCTCAACGCCAAGCGCGCCGTGATGGTGGTGTGCAGCAGCGTGGAGACCTTCCGGCCGCTGCCGGAGGCCTTCCAGACGCTGGCCAACTTCGAGAAGGCGCTGGACGCGAACAGCCCGGACATCAACCCCACGGCGCTCTACACCTACGCGGCCATCAAGGAAGGCGTGCCGTTCGCCAACGGGACGCCGAACGCGGCCGTGGACACGCCCGCGCTGCAGGAGCTGGCCAAGCTGGAGGGCGTGCCCGTCGCGGGCCGTGACCTCAAGAGCGGCCAGACGATGATGAAGACGGTCATCGCGCCCGCGCTCAAGGCGCGCATGCTGGGCCTGGAGGGCTGGTTCTCCACCAACATCCTGGGCAACCGGGATGGCGAGGTGCTGGATGATCCGCAGGCCTTCAAGGCCAAGGAAGTGACCAAGTCGAGCGTGCTCGACACCATCCTGCAGCCGGACCTGTACCCGGAGCTGTACAACAAGTACTCGCACAAGGTGTCGATCCACTACTACCCGCCCCGCGGCGACGCGAAGGAGGGCTGGGACAACATCGACATCACCGGGTGGCTGGGCTACCCGATGCAGATCAAGGTCAACTTCCTCTGCCGCGACTCCATCCTGGCGGCGCCGCTCGTCCTGGACATCGCGCTGTTCATGGACCTGGCCAAGCGGCTGGAGTGGCGGGGCATCCAGGAGTGGATGTCCTTCTACTTCAAGAGCCCCATGGCCCACCCGGGCCTGCCGGTGGAGCACGACCTGTTCATCCAGCTGACCAAGCTGAAGAACACGCTGCGCGTCGTCGCGGGCGAAGAGCCCATCACGCATCTGGGGATGGACTACTACGGGGATGACCTCCCGCTCTCCCGCTAA
- a CDS encoding pyridoxamine 5'-phosphate oxidase family protein → MTTTKSPQDVVEHLGKLIHGIKVAMMTTVDTDGSLRSRPMWTYDKNFDGELWFFTHDHTQKVDEVQKDHSVNLAYSDPARDRYVSVSGRCHLVHDKAKARELWNPSLKAWFPQGLDDPHLALLRVSVEKAEYWDTPNSKMVQLVGFVKAVLTGDTYRPGDNQKLDKGAARHN, encoded by the coding sequence ATGACGACGACGAAGAGTCCGCAGGACGTGGTGGAGCACCTGGGCAAGCTCATCCACGGCATCAAGGTCGCGATGATGACGACCGTGGACACCGACGGCAGCCTGCGCAGCCGGCCCATGTGGACCTACGACAAGAACTTCGACGGAGAGCTCTGGTTCTTCACCCACGACCACACCCAGAAGGTGGACGAGGTGCAGAAGGACCACTCCGTCAACCTCGCCTACTCCGACCCGGCGAGGGACCGCTACGTGTCCGTCAGCGGCCGCTGCCACCTGGTCCACGACAAGGCCAAGGCCAGGGAGCTGTGGAACCCCTCCCTCAAGGCCTGGTTCCCGCAGGGACTGGATGATCCACACCTCGCCCTCCTGCGCGTCTCCGTGGAGAAGGCCGAGTACTGGGATACGCCCAACAGCAAGATGGTCCAGCTGGTCGGCTTCGTGAAAGCCGTCCTCACCGGCGATACGTACCGCCCGGGCGACAACCAGAAGCTCGACAAGGGCGCCGCCCGGCACAATTGA
- a CDS encoding aldo/keto reductase has product MLTRPIPSSGEALPVIGMGTWQTFDVGGAASERAPLAEVLQKFFASGARLIDSSPMYGRSEAVVGDLLEQSGQEKTPFLATKVWTRGKAEGAAQLQASLQKMGHGRMDLMQVHNLLDVDVHLPVLRELKAAKRIRYVGVTHYLRSAFDDLEKHLQGSKLDFVQLPYSLSMRDAEKRLLPAAREHGVAVLVMEPFDKGNLFRKMKGRPLPDWASEFDCTSWAQFFLKFILGHPAVNCPIPATSDPAHLEDNVKAGFGRLPDEKLRARMVKFFESN; this is encoded by the coding sequence ATGCTCACCCGTCCCATTCCCAGCTCCGGCGAAGCCCTGCCCGTCATCGGCATGGGCACCTGGCAGACCTTCGACGTCGGCGGCGCCGCGAGCGAGCGCGCCCCGCTGGCCGAGGTCCTCCAGAAGTTCTTCGCCTCGGGCGCGCGCCTCATCGACTCCTCGCCCATGTACGGCCGCTCCGAGGCCGTCGTGGGTGACCTCTTGGAGCAGTCCGGTCAGGAGAAGACGCCGTTCCTCGCCACCAAGGTCTGGACGCGCGGCAAGGCGGAGGGCGCGGCGCAGCTCCAGGCCTCGCTCCAGAAGATGGGCCACGGCCGCATGGACCTGATGCAGGTGCACAACCTGCTGGACGTGGACGTGCACCTGCCGGTGCTGCGCGAGCTGAAGGCCGCGAAGAGGATCCGCTACGTGGGCGTCACCCACTACCTGCGCAGCGCCTTCGACGACCTGGAGAAGCACCTCCAGGGCAGCAAGCTGGACTTCGTGCAGCTGCCCTATTCACTCTCCATGCGCGACGCCGAGAAGCGCCTGCTGCCCGCCGCGCGGGAGCACGGCGTCGCCGTGCTGGTGATGGAGCCCTTCGACAAGGGCAACCTCTTCCGCAAGATGAAGGGCCGCCCGCTGCCGGACTGGGCCTCGGAGTTCGACTGCACCAGCTGGGCCCAGTTCTTCCTCAAGTTCATCCTGGGCCACCCCGCCGTGAACTGCCCCATCCCCGCCACGTCCGACCCCGCCCACCTGGAGGACAACGTCAAGGCGGGCTTCGGACGGCTGCCCGATGAGAAGCTGCGCGCGCGGATGGTGAAGTTCTTCGAGTCGAACTAG
- a CDS encoding LA_2272 family surface repeat-containing protein encodes MKRKVAVCVGVMVAVVAGAAGAEERTGGAVAEDPRPAPVEDPPATVIAVPVQALSPAPLVEAATGGEPARTTDAPVARQRSDAEEIHVPVVLMALPHVSTAGTATERLVTTFALGALGTHAKRVEGAAMSLGANWVGEELSGAQLALGINVVRGAASGAQFAVGGNVVTGELEGLQASVGLNVAKGAAAAGQFSVGGNIAGGELSGGQFSVGGNIAGGELSGGQFSVGANIAGAGGVGGQFTVGANITTAPLKGAQLAVGANIAPSMSGLQASTGLNYAGRMDGAQLSLLNVGGEVSGAQVGLVNIAGKVDGLQLGLINVARESQGEAVGLLSFIGNGQANLQLWASDIAYTNAAVKFGGRHFHTLLTLGFNPGTETHRRRYVGGIGFGAHIPTGSLFFDLDVIGSGVHKDNLFRDGDGLNVLGQLRLVAGWQVAKRFALIGGVTGNTLVTWDNGDRWEELGIGPEWRSVSDGGRTTVRVWPGVLLGVQI; translated from the coding sequence ATGAAGCGCAAGGTCGCGGTGTGTGTCGGGGTGATGGTCGCGGTGGTGGCGGGAGCGGCCGGGGCCGAGGAGCGGACCGGAGGGGCCGTTGCCGAGGATCCACGGCCCGCGCCCGTCGAGGATCCGCCCGCCACGGTCATCGCGGTTCCGGTCCAGGCGCTGTCGCCCGCGCCCCTCGTGGAGGCCGCGACGGGCGGTGAGCCCGCGCGGACCACGGACGCCCCGGTGGCGCGGCAGCGCTCGGACGCCGAGGAGATCCACGTCCCGGTGGTGCTGATGGCCCTGCCGCACGTGAGCACCGCGGGCACGGCCACGGAGCGGCTGGTGACCACGTTCGCGCTGGGGGCGCTCGGGACGCATGCGAAGCGGGTGGAGGGCGCGGCCATGTCCCTGGGCGCGAACTGGGTGGGCGAGGAGCTGTCCGGCGCGCAGCTCGCGCTCGGGATCAACGTGGTGCGGGGCGCCGCGTCCGGCGCGCAGTTCGCCGTGGGAGGCAACGTCGTCACGGGTGAGCTGGAGGGCCTCCAGGCCTCGGTGGGCCTCAACGTGGCGAAGGGCGCGGCGGCGGCCGGCCAGTTCTCCGTGGGCGGCAACATCGCGGGCGGCGAGCTGTCCGGCGGCCAGTTCTCCGTGGGCGGCAACATCGCGGGCGGCGAGCTGTCCGGCGGCCAGTTCTCCGTGGGCGCGAACATCGCGGGCGCGGGCGGCGTGGGAGGCCAGTTCACGGTGGGCGCGAACATCACGACCGCGCCGCTCAAGGGCGCGCAGCTCGCGGTGGGCGCGAACATCGCCCCGTCGATGTCGGGGCTCCAGGCCTCCACGGGCCTCAACTACGCGGGCCGGATGGACGGCGCGCAGCTGTCGCTCCTCAACGTGGGCGGGGAGGTGTCCGGCGCGCAGGTGGGGCTGGTCAACATCGCGGGGAAGGTGGACGGCCTCCAGCTGGGGTTGATCAACGTGGCGCGCGAGTCCCAGGGCGAGGCCGTGGGCCTGCTGAGCTTCATCGGCAATGGCCAGGCGAACCTGCAACTGTGGGCCAGCGACATCGCGTACACCAACGCGGCGGTGAAGTTCGGTGGCCGGCACTTCCACACGCTGCTGACGTTGGGCTTCAACCCCGGCACTGAAACACACCGTCGCCGTTACGTGGGAGGCATTGGTTTCGGCGCGCACATCCCCACGGGGTCATTGTTCTTCGACCTGGATGTCATTGGCAGTGGAGTGCACAAAGACAATCTCTTTCGTGATGGCGATGGCTTGAATGTGCTGGGACAGTTGCGGCTGGTGGCGGGCTGGCAGGTGGCGAAGCGGTTCGCGCTCATCGGCGGTGTCACCGGCAACACACTCGTGACCTGGGACAACGGGGATCGTTGGGAGGAATTGGGTATCGGGCCTGAGTGGCGCAGCGTCTCCGACGGGGGGCGCACCACCGTGCGTGTGTGGCCGGGCGTCCTGCTGGGCGTGCAGATCTGA
- a CDS encoding GIN domain-containing protein, translating into MWKCLGGIALATGLMSSCYYTDEMQGDGNTVIDSRVATNFTTVENRGSLEVVVREGEVPDVKVMLDENLQHRVRTFVSPGNTLVIETDGSFAPRGPARVEVHVPRLLGATQDGSGSLRVEGFERVREHVKLLAIGSGSLRFCGGVRTLEAKLKGSGSMDLCAAGEGLAEWVDLSQTGAGSLRWTGASKQVRTRTDGAGFTTLTGVTNRLDAWLVGSGGIDAQGLQAVDANILSASSGHVAAYVDGGGAAITLDSSGNVDLYGHALSTQVRAGGSGRVIWH; encoded by the coding sequence ATGTGGAAGTGTCTGGGAGGGATTGCACTCGCGACGGGACTGATGTCCAGCTGCTACTACACCGACGAGATGCAGGGCGACGGCAACACGGTCATCGACTCGCGCGTGGCCACCAACTTCACCACCGTGGAGAACCGGGGCTCGCTGGAGGTGGTGGTCCGCGAGGGTGAGGTGCCGGACGTGAAGGTCATGCTGGATGAGAACCTCCAGCACCGCGTGCGCACCTTCGTGTCTCCGGGCAACACGCTCGTCATCGAGACGGACGGTTCGTTCGCGCCCCGGGGCCCGGCCCGGGTGGAGGTCCACGTGCCGCGCTTGCTGGGCGCGACGCAGGACGGCTCCGGCTCCCTGCGCGTGGAGGGATTCGAGCGGGTGAGGGAGCACGTGAAGCTGTTGGCCATCGGCTCCGGCTCGCTGAGGTTCTGCGGCGGGGTGCGCACCCTGGAGGCGAAGCTCAAGGGCTCCGGGAGCATGGACCTGTGCGCGGCCGGCGAGGGCCTGGCCGAGTGGGTGGACCTGTCTCAGACCGGTGCCGGGAGCCTGAGGTGGACAGGGGCCTCGAAGCAGGTGCGCACCCGGACGGATGGCGCGGGCTTCACGACGCTGACGGGAGTCACCAACCGGCTCGATGCCTGGCTGGTTGGCAGCGGCGGCATCGATGCCCAGGGGCTCCAGGCCGTGGACGCGAACATCCTGTCGGCGAGCTCGGGGCACGTCGCCGCGTACGTGGACGGGGGTGGGGCCGCCATCACGCTCGACTCGTCGGGGAACGTGGACCTGTACGGCCATGCGCTGTCGACCCAGGTGCGAGCTGGCGGCAGCGGCCGGGTCATCTGGCACTGA
- a CDS encoding zinc-dependent alcohol dehydrogenase family protein gives MAGTMRAMVLHAPGQRLRQEERPIPEPGPEQVLLKVHACAVCRTDLHVVDGELPRPKLPLVPGHEVVATVVDAGARVEGLAPGTRVGVPWLGWSCGRCRFCRSGRENLCDTARFTGYDIDGGFAEYAVADARFCFPLPAAYSDTEAAPLMCAGLIGFRSLRMAGGGARLGLYGFGAAAHILIQVARNQERRVYAFTREGDAKGQAFARELGAEWAGGSDTLPPEPLDAAILFAPVGALVPAALRAVDKGGVVVCGGIHMSDIPSFPYSLLWEERVVRSVANLTRQDAVDFLALAPRVPVRTEVRVFPLSAANEALQALREGRVRGAAVLDMTAAGEGRAGASARAPG, from the coding sequence ATGGCAGGGACCATGCGGGCGATGGTGCTCCACGCACCCGGACAGCGCCTGCGACAGGAGGAGCGCCCCATCCCGGAGCCCGGGCCGGAACAGGTGTTGCTGAAGGTGCACGCCTGCGCGGTGTGCCGCACCGACCTGCACGTGGTGGATGGGGAGCTGCCGCGCCCGAAGCTGCCGCTGGTGCCGGGCCACGAAGTCGTGGCCACGGTGGTGGACGCGGGCGCGCGCGTGGAGGGCCTCGCCCCCGGAACGCGGGTGGGCGTGCCGTGGCTGGGCTGGAGCTGCGGGAGGTGCCGCTTCTGCCGCTCCGGCCGGGAGAACCTCTGCGACACGGCGCGCTTCACCGGCTACGACATCGACGGCGGCTTCGCGGAGTACGCCGTCGCGGATGCGCGCTTCTGCTTCCCGCTGCCTGCTGCGTACAGCGACACGGAGGCCGCGCCGCTGATGTGCGCGGGGCTCATCGGCTTTCGCAGCCTGCGCATGGCGGGCGGAGGAGCGCGGCTGGGGCTGTATGGCTTTGGCGCCGCCGCGCACATCCTCATCCAGGTGGCCCGGAATCAGGAGCGCCGCGTGTATGCCTTCACGCGCGAGGGCGACGCGAAGGGGCAGGCCTTCGCACGGGAGCTGGGCGCGGAGTGGGCGGGGGGCTCGGACACGCTGCCGCCGGAGCCCCTGGACGCGGCCATCCTCTTCGCCCCCGTGGGCGCGTTGGTTCCCGCCGCGCTCAGGGCCGTGGACAAGGGCGGCGTGGTGGTGTGCGGCGGCATCCACATGAGTGACATCCCTTCCTTCCCGTACTCGCTCTTGTGGGAGGAGCGGGTGGTGCGCTCGGTGGCGAACCTCACGCGCCAGGACGCGGTGGACTTCCTGGCGCTGGCGCCGCGGGTGCCCGTGCGCACGGAGGTGCGGGTGTTTCCCCTGTCCGCCGCGAACGAGGCGCTCCAGGCCCTGCGCGAAGGCCGCGTGCGAGGCGCCGCGGTCCTGGACATGACGGCGGCGGGGGAGGGCCGCGCCGGAGCGAGTGCCCGCGCGCCTGGCTGA
- a CDS encoding DUF1360 domain-containing protein, which produces MKALEDTRLFAGYDSEHHPLGSYAALIGTFSTSLLGFLGWMNASGRRLPERMGWKDLALFGVATHTVSRLVAMDRVFGVLRAPFTRYESGSTAGEVVETARGEGPRRALGELLDCPFCLTPWVASGFMMASTVRPRETRFVATLFAVSAASFFLHRAYEWVGEGLHRARAQARILGKQQKKDADADANVQLPGRGPQVVEPGRAPIPSPS; this is translated from the coding sequence ATGAAAGCGCTCGAGGATACGAGGCTGTTCGCTGGCTACGACTCGGAACACCATCCGCTGGGCTCGTACGCCGCGCTCATCGGGACGTTCAGCACGTCGCTGCTCGGCTTCCTGGGATGGATGAATGCCTCGGGGAGGCGGCTGCCGGAGCGCATGGGCTGGAAGGACCTGGCGCTGTTCGGCGTGGCGACGCACACGGTGAGCCGGCTGGTGGCCATGGACCGGGTCTTCGGCGTGCTCCGGGCCCCCTTCACACGCTACGAATCCGGCAGCACCGCGGGCGAGGTGGTGGAGACCGCGCGAGGCGAAGGTCCCCGGCGCGCACTGGGCGAGCTGCTGGACTGCCCGTTCTGCCTGACGCCGTGGGTGGCGTCGGGCTTCATGATGGCGTCGACGGTGCGCCCGCGCGAGACGCGCTTCGTGGCCACCCTCTTCGCGGTCAGCGCGGCGTCCTTCTTCCTGCACCGGGCCTACGAATGGGTGGGCGAAGGGCTGCACCGCGCCCGGGCGCAGGCGCGCATCCTGGGCAAGCAGCAGAAGAAGGACGCCGACGCCGACGCGAACGTGCAGCTTCCGGGGCGTGGGCCGCAGGTCGTGGAGCCCGGCCGCGCCCCCATCCCGTCTCCGAGTTGA
- a CDS encoding S41 family peptidase has protein sequence MPLPLLVGALLTAAAPSLPDASAARGPYLDRQLTGAAYCYDPESPLLREAFRRPKPAPDARVDSAALAEDVRFLHQLLRTTYSGWPELLAHRTFDPDAFFQHWSAKVAASGPTVSFQEGVLAPTIAIREALTDSHFGPSGMLNVLREEPRLVFHEYQADAPPGLPLASCDANTVDGAQADTLRVAPVLKPDGSRGQRLTVSARGGGETRTLQCGATSVPLTVRPGLAPRKFEPKDTYTYEPKGDVGIITIRRFSGPPEAEAGLRQFVSDAPRHRKHKLLVFDLRGNSGGDDGYVYEWLDAMVRGPWFSSGEVWMHGAFFPCFQWNTRVQRQAMDGWLDTPEAKAEREAIQPKWPVKPEPSRPVFDSGRVEGHAKTPFTGRIVVLVDRDSASSGESGAYALHRATGAPMVGERTSGFLTYGNAPSFVLPRTGFAWVVPNKRNYFDAPVEGVGHAVQVYLDAEDMERPVAELLPRLRKLP, from the coding sequence ATGCCCCTTCCCCTGCTCGTGGGCGCCCTGCTGACGGCGGCGGCTCCCTCCCTCCCCGATGCTTCCGCCGCGCGAGGGCCCTACCTCGACCGGCAGCTCACCGGCGCCGCGTACTGCTACGACCCGGAGAGCCCCTTGCTGCGCGAGGCCTTCCGCCGCCCGAAGCCCGCGCCCGATGCGCGCGTGGACAGCGCCGCGCTGGCGGAGGACGTGCGCTTCCTGCACCAGCTCCTGCGCACCACGTACTCCGGCTGGCCGGAGCTGCTCGCGCACCGCACCTTCGACCCCGATGCCTTCTTCCAGCACTGGAGCGCGAAGGTCGCCGCGTCCGGGCCCACCGTGTCCTTCCAGGAGGGCGTGCTCGCGCCCACCATCGCCATCCGCGAGGCGCTGACGGACAGCCACTTCGGCCCGTCCGGCATGCTGAACGTGCTGCGCGAGGAGCCACGGCTCGTCTTCCACGAGTACCAGGCCGACGCGCCTCCGGGGCTTCCCCTGGCGTCCTGCGACGCGAACACCGTGGACGGTGCCCAGGCGGACACGCTGCGGGTGGCGCCGGTGTTGAAGCCGGATGGCTCCCGGGGCCAGCGGCTCACCGTGTCCGCGCGCGGCGGAGGGGAGACGCGGACGCTCCAGTGCGGCGCCACGTCGGTGCCGCTCACGGTGCGCCCCGGGCTTGCGCCCCGGAAGTTCGAGCCGAAGGACACCTATACATACGAGCCGAAGGGCGACGTGGGCATCATCACCATTCGCCGCTTCTCCGGCCCACCGGAGGCCGAGGCGGGGCTGCGCCAGTTCGTCTCGGACGCGCCGAGGCACCGCAAGCACAAGCTGCTGGTGTTCGACCTCCGGGGCAACAGCGGCGGCGACGACGGCTACGTGTACGAATGGCTGGACGCGATGGTGCGCGGGCCGTGGTTCTCCTCCGGCGAGGTCTGGATGCACGGCGCCTTCTTCCCGTGCTTCCAATGGAACACCCGCGTGCAGCGGCAGGCCATGGATGGGTGGCTGGACACGCCGGAGGCGAAGGCGGAGCGTGAAGCCATTCAACCGAAGTGGCCGGTGAAGCCGGAGCCCTCGCGGCCCGTGTTCGACAGCGGCCGCGTGGAGGGCCACGCGAAGACGCCCTTCACGGGGCGCATCGTGGTGCTGGTGGACCGGGACTCCGCGTCCTCGGGAGAGAGCGGCGCATACGCCCTGCACCGCGCCACGGGAGCACCGATGGTGGGCGAGCGGACGTCGGGCTTCCTCACCTACGGCAACGCCCCCAGCTTCGTCCTGCCGCGCACGGGCTTCGCCTGGGTGGTGCCCAACAAGCGCAACTACTTCGACGCGCCCGTGGAGGGCGTGGGACACGCCGTGCAGGTGTACCTGGACGCGGAGGACATGGAGCGGCCGGTAGCGGAGCTGCTGCCTCGCTTGCGCAAGCTGCCGTGA
- a CDS encoding HPF/RaiA family ribosome-associated protein: protein MKRALRITYRGMETSNTLNEHIRDQADKLEQFYDGITGCNVVVEEPHRHHAQGHRFHVRVELHVPGRDIVADREPVELAAHADAYQAVTDAFEAARRQLQHHADRQHAYHR, encoded by the coding sequence ATGAAGCGCGCACTGCGAATCACCTACCGGGGCATGGAGACGAGCAACACCCTCAACGAGCACATCCGCGACCAGGCGGACAAGCTGGAGCAGTTCTACGACGGCATCACCGGCTGCAACGTGGTGGTGGAGGAGCCGCACCGCCACCACGCGCAAGGCCACCGCTTCCATGTCCGTGTGGAGCTGCATGTGCCGGGCAGGGACATCGTCGCGGACCGCGAGCCGGTGGAGCTCGCGGCCCACGCGGATGCCTACCAGGCCGTCACCGACGCGTTCGAGGCCGCGCGGCGCCAGCTCCAGCACCACGCGGACCGTCAGCACGCGTACCACCGCTAG
- a CDS encoding OprO/OprP family phosphate-selective porin, with translation MIRPLPVLALTLLASATAQAQENYPRFTPTFVSEVDYRVHADDIEGHNGFSLARLRLGGRGQPVPWLVAVGTAEWAQEKPALLDAYVDFLVIEGLRFSIGYAKTPLFPAARDQSIETLPIPELPRVTQAFWPRRDLGAEVQWTPASLPVEGWLRVGNGSGSPLGNDNAQPSVDARLDVRSGGVRVGAGAHVEDAFDRPGIGGRGAQNFLFYRPPPVSGYRTVTEAHGRLDAGPVRVDVQAAAAWEHRSRDTDGNPATPREALPTMSSQGLGVEASWVLRGKPREGARWPEPLAGVGSEGIPAGSLEVAARVERLWLGRGAPDVVHGGTTGGAVAFHGWATRFLGFGVAGYVNHYDTPPVEMPTRDWSYLALLRTTVSLQ, from the coding sequence ATGATCCGTCCGCTTCCCGTCCTCGCCCTGACCCTGCTCGCCTCGGCAACCGCCCAGGCGCAAGAGAACTACCCGCGCTTCACCCCCACCTTCGTGAGCGAGGTGGACTACCGCGTCCACGCCGACGACATCGAAGGACACAACGGCTTCAGCCTGGCGCGCCTGCGTCTGGGCGGCCGGGGCCAACCCGTGCCCTGGCTGGTGGCCGTGGGCACGGCGGAGTGGGCGCAGGAGAAGCCCGCGCTCCTGGACGCGTACGTGGACTTCCTCGTCATCGAGGGGCTGCGCTTCTCCATTGGCTACGCGAAGACGCCGCTGTTCCCCGCCGCGCGCGACCAGAGCATCGAGACGCTGCCCATCCCGGAGCTGCCGCGGGTGACGCAGGCGTTCTGGCCCCGCCGAGACCTGGGCGCGGAGGTGCAGTGGACGCCCGCATCGCTGCCCGTAGAAGGCTGGCTGCGCGTGGGCAACGGCTCCGGCAGCCCGCTGGGCAACGACAACGCCCAGCCCTCCGTGGACGCGCGCCTGGACGTGCGCTCCGGCGGCGTCCGCGTGGGCGCGGGCGCGCACGTGGAGGACGCCTTCGACCGGCCCGGCATCGGCGGGCGCGGGGCGCAGAACTTCCTCTTCTACCGGCCGCCTCCGGTGTCCGGCTACCGCACCGTGACGGAGGCGCACGGGCGGCTGGACGCGGGGCCGGTGCGCGTAGACGTGCAGGCCGCCGCCGCGTGGGAGCACCGCTCGCGCGACACGGACGGCAACCCGGCCACGCCGCGCGAGGCCCTGCCCACGATGAGCAGCCAGGGCCTGGGCGTGGAGGCGTCCTGGGTGCTCCGCGGCAAGCCGCGCGAAGGAGCGCGGTGGCCCGAGCCGCTCGCGGGCGTGGGCTCGGAGGGCATCCCCGCCGGCTCACTGGAAGTGGCCGCGCGCGTGGAGCGGCTGTGGCTGGGCCGCGGCGCGCCGGACGTGGTGCACGGAGGCACCACAGGCGGCGCGGTGGCGTTCCACGGGTGGGCCACGCGCTTCCTCGGCTTCGGCGTCGCGGGCTACGTGAACCACTACGACACACCGCCCGTGGAGATGCCCACGCGCGACTGGTCGTACTTGGCGCTCCTGCGCACCACGGTCAGCCTGCAGTGA
- a CDS encoding aldo/keto reductase: MSLDHYVTLGRSGLRVSPFCLGAMTFGEDLGWGSSVETSNAILDRFIERGGNFIDTANAYTFGHSEKIIGDHIGRHPAKRDRVVIATKFFTNLYEKDPNGGGAGRKSVMAACNESLRRLQTDYIDLYWMHAWDANTPIEETMRALDDLVRAGKVRYVGFSDTPAWKVSQAQVTAFFRGWAPLVALQIEYSLLERTVEGELIPMARELGLGVTPWSPLRSGVLSGKYTRENAGKLKADRGARAEGSLNEKTYRLIDVLQRVAKEQNTTVARVALAWVQGRPGVASTIVGARTLEQLDNNLGALDVKLTPQQVKALDDESQPTLNFPAAILQGAPSFMHAGLRVNGVLGAPSPLTPKAGAPRY; the protein is encoded by the coding sequence ATGTCGCTCGACCACTACGTCACCCTGGGCCGCTCTGGCCTGCGCGTCAGCCCCTTCTGCCTGGGCGCCATGACGTTCGGCGAGGACCTGGGCTGGGGCAGCAGCGTGGAGACGTCCAACGCCATCCTGGACCGCTTCATTGAGCGAGGGGGCAACTTCATCGACACGGCGAACGCGTACACGTTCGGGCACTCGGAGAAGATCATCGGGGACCACATCGGACGGCACCCGGCGAAGCGGGACCGGGTGGTCATCGCGACCAAGTTCTTCACCAACCTGTATGAGAAGGATCCGAACGGCGGTGGCGCGGGCCGCAAGTCGGTGATGGCGGCGTGCAATGAATCGCTGCGCCGGCTCCAGACGGACTACATCGACCTGTACTGGATGCACGCCTGGGACGCGAACACGCCCATCGAGGAGACGATGCGGGCGCTGGACGACCTGGTGCGCGCCGGCAAGGTCCGCTACGTGGGCTTCTCCGACACGCCCGCGTGGAAGGTGTCGCAGGCGCAGGTGACGGCCTTCTTCCGGGGCTGGGCGCCGCTGGTGGCGTTGCAGATCGAGTACTCGCTGCTGGAGCGCACGGTGGAGGGCGAGCTCATCCCGATGGCGCGGGAGCTGGGGCTGGGCGTGACGCCGTGGTCGCCGCTGCGCAGCGGGGTGCTGAGCGGCAAGTACACGCGGGAGAACGCGGGCAAGCTGAAGGCGGACCGGGGCGCGCGGGCGGAAGGCTCGCTCAACGAGAAGACCTACCGCCTCATCGACGTGCTCCAGCGCGTGGCGAAGGAGCAGAACACCACGGTGGCGCGCGTGGCGCTGGCCTGGGTGCAGGGCCGGCCGGGCGTGGCCTCCACCATCGTGGGCGCGCGCACGCTGGAGCAGCTGGACAACAACCTGGGCGCGCTGGACGTGAAGCTCACTCCGCAGCAGGTGAAGGCGCTGGATGATGAATCCCAGCCCACGCTCAACTTCCCGGCGGCCATCCTCCAGGGCGCGCCGTCCTTCATGCACGCGGGCCTGCGCGTGAACGGAGTCCTCGGAGCGCCCAGCCCCCTGACGCCCAAGGCGGGTGCCCCGCGGTACTGA